One genomic region from Nymphaea colorata isolate Beijing-Zhang1983 chromosome 10, ASM883128v2, whole genome shotgun sequence encodes:
- the LOC116262006 gene encoding methylsterol monooxygenase 1-1-like: MLPFSSLEEAAANLGRPLTHAESLWFRYAATKPDYIIHAHIYSLFFCALYLCSLPLVLIEAMSPKLVHKFKVQPNVKTPISCMLRCYKDVFIIHLMAITLLQCMFIPFCKLLGIRTSLPLPSRWEVAAQLLVYVLVEDYASYWIHRWMHSPWFYDKFHRVHHEFTAPIGIIANYGHWLDVLILGLPTFACPAVVPCHVLTFGMWLLLRQILAIESHCGYDFPWSPNRFIPFYGGAEYHDYHHYVGKSQSNFASLFTYCDYIYGTDKGYRFRKACLANIKKACSVDGNLNIFKESAPDLKSPRRVKVQKYTKVVST, from the exons ATGTTGCCTTTCAGCAGCTTGGAGGAAGCGGCAGCGAACCTTGGGAGGCCTCTCACTCACGCTGAGAGCCTCTGGTTCAGATACGCCGCCACCAAGCCCGACTACATCATCCACGCCCACATCTACTCTCTGTTTTTCTGTGCCTTGTACCTCTGCTCTCTACCATTAGTTCTCATAGAGGCGATGAGTCCAAAACTCGTCCATAAGTTCAAGGTACAACCAAATGTGAAGACACCCATCTCCTGCATGCTGCGGTGCTACAAAGACGTGTTTATCATCCACCTTATGGCGATCACTCTCTTGCAGTGCATGTTCATTCCCTTCTGCAAG TTGCTCGGGATCAGAACGAGCCTGCCATTGCCGTCAAGGTGGGAAGTCGCTGCCCAGCTTCTTGTTTATGTCTTGGTGGAAGACTATGCGAGCTATTGGATTCACAGGTGGATGCACTCCCCATGGTTCTACGACAAGTTCCACCGCGTACACCATGAGTTCACCGCTCCCATTGGCATCATTGCAAATTATGGCCACTGGCTAGATGTCCTAATCTTGGGGCTGCCCACTTTCGCTTGCCCGGCCGTCGTTCCTTGCCATGTTCTGACCTTTGGCATGTGGTTGCTTCTGCGACAGATTCTGGCCATCGAGTCGCACTGCGG GTATGATTTCCCGTGGAGTCCCAATAGATTTATTCCATTCTATGGAGGTGCAGAATACCATGATTACCATCACTATGTTGGAAAGAGCCAAAGCAATTTTGCCTCTCTCTTTACATACTGTGATTACATTTACGGAACTGACAAG GGTTATCGATTCCGAAAAGCATGCTTAGCAAAT ATCAAAAAAGCCTGTTCTGTAGATGGAAATCTAAACATATTTAAGGAGTCAGCTCCGGATTTGAAGTCTCCACGAAGAGTAAAAGTACAAAAATATACTAAGGTTGTTTCCACGTAG